The Nocardioides humi genome includes a region encoding these proteins:
- a CDS encoding AAA family ATPase: protein MAAEGRAEEQIQAEEEIQAEEQFDLDADEARRQVEETLDSLEADLVGLSAVKERVREIAALLLVDRARQQLGLSSSRPTLHMSFTGGPGTGKTTVAQRMAQILHALGYIRTPRVHTVTRDDLVGQFIGHTAPKTKEAIARAAGGVLFIDEAYYLYRPENERDYGQEVIEILLQEMESERASMVVIFAGYEDRMDTFFSANPGLSSRVPHHISFEDYTHEELVRIADLMVERENFRFAPAAREAFADYLALRMQKPRFSNARSVRNAVERCRLRQAKRLVELRQPLTREDLVTLVDEDVRGSSLFRPATADAIPGTTTL from the coding sequence ATGGCGGCTGAGGGCCGGGCCGAGGAGCAGATCCAGGCCGAGGAGGAGATCCAGGCCGAGGAACAGTTCGACCTGGACGCCGACGAGGCGCGGCGCCAGGTCGAGGAGACCCTCGACTCCCTGGAGGCCGACCTGGTGGGCCTGTCGGCGGTCAAGGAGCGGGTCCGCGAGATCGCCGCCCTGCTGCTGGTCGACCGGGCGCGGCAGCAGCTCGGGCTGAGCTCGTCGCGGCCCACGCTCCACATGAGCTTCACCGGCGGTCCCGGCACGGGGAAGACCACCGTCGCCCAGCGGATGGCGCAGATCCTCCACGCGCTGGGCTATATCCGCACGCCGCGGGTGCACACGGTCACCCGCGACGACCTGGTCGGCCAGTTCATCGGCCACACCGCCCCGAAGACCAAGGAGGCGATCGCCCGGGCCGCGGGCGGCGTCCTCTTCATCGACGAGGCCTACTACCTCTACCGGCCCGAGAACGAGCGCGACTACGGGCAGGAGGTGATCGAGATCCTGCTCCAGGAGATGGAGAGCGAGCGGGCCAGCATGGTGGTCATCTTCGCCGGCTACGAGGACCGGATGGACACCTTCTTCTCCGCCAACCCCGGCCTGTCCTCCCGGGTGCCGCACCACATCTCCTTCGAGGACTACACCCACGAGGAGCTGGTGCGGATCGCCGACCTGATGGTCGAGCGAGAGAACTTCCGCTTCGCTCCGGCTGCGCGCGAGGCGTTCGCGGACTATCTGGCGCTGCGCATGCAGAAGCCTCGATTCTCCAACGCCCGCAGCGTCCGCAACGCGGTCGAGCGGTGCCGGCTCCGACAGGCCAAGCGCCTGGTGGAGCTGCGCCAGCCGCTGACCCGGGAGGACCTGGTCACGCTCGTGGACGAGGATGTCCGGGGCAGCAGCCTGTTCCGCCCTGCCACCGCGGACGCGATCCCCGGCACGACGACCCTCTGA
- a CDS encoding ribulose bisphosphate carboxylase small subunit has product MLLRHGAFSYLPDLTDDEIALQVRYALDHGWPVSVEHTDDPHARNVYWEMWGLPLFDLIEPDGVLAEINACRSTFPHHYVRVLAYDASLGRQTTALSFLVQRPPAEPGFELTRTEGPGRAQAYGIRPYAATAPPGERYGG; this is encoded by the coding sequence ATGCTGCTGCGCCACGGAGCCTTCTCCTACCTGCCCGACCTGACCGACGACGAGATCGCGCTCCAGGTCCGCTACGCCCTCGACCACGGCTGGCCGGTGTCGGTCGAGCACACCGACGACCCGCACGCCCGCAACGTCTACTGGGAGATGTGGGGGCTGCCGCTGTTCGACCTGATCGAGCCCGACGGCGTGCTGGCCGAGATCAACGCCTGCCGGTCGACCTTTCCGCACCACTATGTCCGGGTGCTGGCCTACGACGCCAGCCTGGGCCGCCAGACCACGGCGCTGTCCTTCCTGGTCCAGCGCCCGCCGGCCGAGCCCGGCTTCGAGCTGACCCGGACCGAGGGGCCGGGCCGCGCGCAGGCCTACGGCATCCGTCCGTACGCCGCGACCGCGCCGCCGGGTGAGCGCTATGGCGGCTGA
- a CDS encoding form I ribulose bisphosphate carboxylase large subunit: protein MAIAEVEKDQQDRWDPGVHSYASMGYYDADYEPKDTDVLAVFRVAPQAGVDPIEAAAAVAGESSTATWTVVWTDRLTANTHYQAKAYRVEDVPGRPGEYFAYIAYDIDLFEEGSIANLTSSIIGNVFGFKPLTALRLEDMRIPVAYVKTFQGPAHGIVMEREHLNKYGRPLLGATIKPKLGLSARNYGRVVYEACRGGLDFTKDDENINSQPFMRWRDRFLYCMEGVNRAMAETGEVKGHYLNVTAATMEEMYERAELAKELGSVVVMIDLTIGYTAMQSMAHWARRNGVLLHLHRAGHSTYTRQKTHGVSFRVIAKWCRLIGVDHVHAGTVIGKLEGDPATTRGYYDTLREEHIPTNPANGIFFDQDWASMPGVMPVASGGIHAGQMHQLLDLFGDDVILQFGGGTIGHPLGVAAGAEANRVALEAVVKARNEGRDLLREGPDVLRAAAERNKPLEAALATWGDVTFDYTSTDAPDAVPTPSY from the coding sequence GTGGCCATCGCCGAGGTCGAGAAGGATCAGCAGGACCGGTGGGACCCGGGCGTCCACAGCTACGCGTCGATGGGCTACTACGACGCCGACTACGAGCCGAAGGACACCGACGTGCTCGCCGTCTTCCGGGTCGCCCCGCAGGCCGGCGTGGACCCGATCGAGGCCGCGGCCGCGGTGGCCGGCGAGTCGTCGACGGCCACCTGGACGGTGGTGTGGACCGACCGGCTCACGGCCAACACCCACTACCAGGCCAAGGCCTACCGGGTGGAGGACGTGCCCGGCCGTCCCGGCGAGTACTTCGCCTACATCGCCTACGACATCGACCTGTTCGAGGAGGGCTCGATCGCCAACCTCACCAGCTCGATCATCGGCAACGTCTTCGGCTTCAAGCCGCTCACCGCGCTGCGGCTGGAGGACATGCGGATCCCGGTCGCCTACGTGAAGACCTTTCAGGGTCCGGCCCACGGCATCGTCATGGAGCGCGAGCACCTCAACAAGTACGGCCGCCCGCTGCTCGGCGCGACCATCAAGCCCAAGCTGGGCCTGTCCGCTCGCAACTACGGCCGGGTGGTCTACGAGGCCTGCCGCGGCGGCCTCGACTTCACCAAGGACGACGAGAACATCAACTCGCAGCCGTTCATGCGCTGGCGCGACCGCTTCCTCTACTGCATGGAGGGCGTCAACCGGGCGATGGCCGAGACCGGCGAGGTCAAGGGCCACTACCTCAACGTCACCGCCGCCACCATGGAGGAGATGTACGAACGCGCCGAGCTCGCCAAGGAGCTGGGCAGCGTCGTGGTGATGATCGACCTGACGATCGGCTACACCGCGATGCAGTCGATGGCGCACTGGGCCCGCCGCAACGGCGTCCTGCTCCACCTGCACCGCGCCGGCCACTCGACGTACACGCGACAGAAGACGCACGGCGTCAGCTTCCGGGTGATCGCCAAGTGGTGCCGGCTGATCGGCGTCGACCACGTCCACGCCGGCACCGTCATCGGCAAGCTGGAGGGCGACCCCGCCACCACCCGCGGCTACTACGACACATTGCGCGAGGAGCACATCCCGACGAACCCGGCCAACGGCATCTTCTTCGACCAGGACTGGGCCAGCATGCCCGGGGTCATGCCGGTCGCCTCCGGCGGCATCCACGCCGGCCAGATGCACCAGCTGCTCGACCTGTTCGGCGACGACGTCATCCTGCAGTTCGGCGGCGGCACCATCGGCCACCCCCTCGGCGTCGCCGCCGGCGCCGAGGCGAACCGGGTCGCGCTCGAGGCCGTCGTCAAGGCCCGCAACGAGGGTCGCGACCTGCTCCGCGAGGGCCCGGACGTGCTGCGCGCCGCCGCCGAGCGCAACAAGCCGCTCGAGGCCGCGCTCGCCACCTGGGGTGATGTCACCTTCGACTACACCTCGACCGACGCACCGGACGCGGTGCCCACGCCGTCGTACTGA
- a CDS encoding LysR family transcriptional regulator has product MSGVTWARMRTFVTVADTGSIRAAAEQLHVTEPAVSAAVGHIERHLGVELLSREGRGIRLTQSGHTYARYCRTLLGLAEEAETAVRAATSGRLRIGAVATAGETVLPRLLATFRARYPDVELSLSVRPRDELFAELDQHQVDLAVAGRPPHGSGLVSVARRPNRLVVVAAPGYDVPPATATWLLRGRGSGTRRTCLALLEQRQWQPPTLTLGTHGAVLAAAREGLGLTLVHSDAVADALREGALRVVPVPGTPLDRPWHLVTAGAAPPAAELFVEHVCGHVDGRGEDFGFHPHNRPQG; this is encoded by the coding sequence ATGAGCGGGGTGACCTGGGCACGGATGCGGACCTTCGTCACCGTGGCCGACACCGGCAGCATCCGGGCCGCCGCCGAGCAGCTGCACGTCACCGAGCCCGCGGTCTCCGCGGCCGTCGGCCACATCGAGCGCCACCTCGGCGTCGAGCTGCTGAGCCGCGAGGGCCGCGGGATCCGGCTGACCCAGAGTGGGCACACCTACGCCCGCTACTGCCGCACCCTGCTCGGGCTCGCCGAGGAGGCCGAGACCGCGGTCCGCGCCGCCACCTCCGGGCGACTGCGGATCGGCGCCGTGGCGACCGCCGGCGAGACCGTGCTGCCCCGGCTGCTCGCGACCTTCCGGGCCCGCTACCCCGACGTCGAGCTGAGCCTCTCCGTGCGCCCTCGCGACGAGCTGTTCGCCGAGCTCGACCAGCACCAGGTCGACCTCGCCGTCGCCGGCCGGCCACCGCACGGCTCGGGTCTGGTGTCGGTCGCGCGGCGGCCCAACCGGCTGGTCGTCGTCGCCGCGCCTGGGTACGACGTCCCGCCGGCCACCGCGACCTGGCTGCTGCGCGGCCGCGGCTCCGGCACCCGCCGGACCTGCCTGGCGCTCCTCGAGCAGCGCCAGTGGCAGCCGCCCACGCTGACCCTGGGCACGCACGGTGCCGTCCTCGCCGCCGCGCGGGAGGGCCTCGGTCTGACCCTGGTGCACTCGGACGCCGTGGCCGACGCGCTGCGCGAGGGCGCGCTTCGCGTCGTACCCGTGCCGGGGACACCGCTGGACCGCCCGTGGCACCTGGTCACCGCCGGCGCCGCTCCCCCGGCGGCGGAGCTGTTCGTCGAGCACGTCTGCGGCCACGTCGACGGCCGGGGCGAGGACTTCGGGTTCCACCCTCACAACCGCCCGCAGGGGTGA
- a CDS encoding class I fructose-bisphosphate aldolase, with the protein MRTLADTALSLVSSGRGILAADESVRTMSQRLEAEGVPATEENRRAYRELLVSAPGLRDRVSGVILCDETLRQHASFGDVDLAFPEACHRWGVLPGIKVDTGTTPLAFGEGALVTEGLDGLRDRLKEYAGLGAAFAKWRAVIDVASASDHALKANAHALARYAALCQEQGLVPIVEPEVLCTGDHDLDRCAEVTDRALAAVFEQLEAQHVDLAGMVLKPNLVTPGLGAVPAPADQVAAATLKVLDRRVPPALPGIAFLSGGHDNVTACRYLAAVNAAAGERSWRLTFSFGRALVSDALRRWGGEEAHRDEAQAVLLANCARAADAIAGRAPAAA; encoded by the coding sequence ATGCGCACCCTCGCCGACACCGCCCTGTCCCTCGTCAGCTCCGGGCGCGGCATCCTCGCCGCCGACGAGAGCGTCCGCACCATGTCCCAGCGGCTGGAAGCCGAGGGCGTCCCCGCCACCGAGGAGAACCGCCGCGCGTACCGCGAGCTGCTCGTGTCGGCGCCCGGCCTTCGCGACAGGGTCAGCGGCGTGATCCTGTGTGACGAGACGCTGCGGCAGCACGCGTCGTTCGGCGACGTCGACCTGGCCTTCCCCGAGGCCTGTCACCGCTGGGGCGTTCTGCCCGGCATCAAGGTCGACACCGGCACCACGCCGCTCGCCTTCGGGGAGGGCGCCCTGGTCACCGAGGGCCTCGACGGGCTGCGCGACCGGCTGAAGGAGTACGCCGGCCTGGGCGCCGCCTTCGCGAAGTGGCGCGCCGTCATCGACGTGGCCTCCGCCTCCGATCACGCCCTGAAGGCCAACGCCCACGCCCTCGCTCGCTATGCGGCGCTGTGCCAGGAACAGGGGCTGGTCCCGATCGTCGAGCCGGAGGTGCTGTGCACGGGTGACCACGACCTCGACCGGTGCGCCGAGGTCACCGATCGCGCCCTTGCCGCGGTGTTCGAGCAACTGGAGGCACAGCACGTCGACCTCGCCGGGATGGTCCTCAAGCCCAACCTGGTGACGCCCGGTCTCGGAGCCGTCCCGGCACCGGCGGACCAGGTCGCCGCGGCGACCCTGAAGGTGCTCGACCGCCGGGTGCCTCCGGCCCTCCCGGGGATCGCCTTCCTCTCCGGTGGACACGACAACGTGACCGCCTGCCGGTACCTCGCCGCGGTCAACGCCGCAGCCGGTGAACGGAGCTGGAGGCTCACGTTCTCCTTCGGCCGGGCGCTGGTCAGCGACGCCCTACGCCGCTGGGGCGGCGAGGAGGCTCACCGCGACGAGGCCCAGGCGGTACTGCTGGCCAACTGCGCCCGGGCGGCCGACGCGATCGCGGGCCGGGCGCCGGCCGCAGCCTGA